A single genomic interval of Eriocheir sinensis breed Jianghai 21 chromosome 33, ASM2467909v1, whole genome shotgun sequence harbors:
- the LOC127006828 gene encoding uncharacterized protein LOC127006828, translating to MWPLNTAPSTQSPPHSPLHTGPSTQPPPHRPLHTAPSTQPPPHSPLHTGPSTQLPPHRPLHTAPSTDPSTPAPPHSPLHTAPSTQPPPHSPLHTAPSTQAPQHSPLHTGPSIQPPPHRPLHTAPSTQPPPHRPLNTAPFIKPLHTAPST from the exons ATGTG GCCCCTCAACACAGCCCCCTCCACACAGTCCCCTCCACACAGCCCCCTCCACACAGGCCCCTCCACACAGCCCCCTCCACACAGGCCCCTCCACACAGCCCCCTCCACACAGCCCCCTCCACACAGCCCCCTCCACACAGGCCCCTCAACACAGCTCCCTCCACACAGGCCCCTCCACACAGCTCCCTCCACAGACCCCTCCACACCGgcccctccacacagcccgctcCACACAGCCCCCTCCACACAGCCCCCTCCACACAGCCCCCTCCACACAGCCCCCTCCACACAGGCCCCTCAACACAGCCCCCTCCACACAGGCCCCTCCATACAGCCCCCTCCACACAGACCCCTCCACACAGCCCCCTCCACACAGCCCCCTCCACACAGGCCCCTCAACACAGCTCCCTTCATAAAGCCCCTCCACACAGCCCCCTCCACATAG